The Peptostreptococcaceae bacterium genome segment TGTTTAGGCCCATGGCCATAATCAGCAACCCACCTATTGCAGACATTTCGGTAACGACGGATTCCACAAGAAACTGCTTGAGAAATGATGCCGCTATAACTATGCTTCCCTGATATAGCAATACCGATACCGATGAAAAAAGCACCCCTATTCCAAGCGTTGAGGCAAGAACAATATCTATCACCCCGTTAATCACCGACTTAGCATAAAGGATTTGGTGATTTCCTGTGAGCCCTCCCTCCAGAGCGCCGATTATCGCCATCGATCCCACGCAATGCAAAAGCGTGGCCGTGACAAAACCCTTGGAAAAAGAATTCCCGCCTCCTGCCATCTTTTTCTCCATCCAGAGCCCCAGTTTTTCAAGTCTTCCCTCTATGTCCCAGTATTCTCCCAAAAAACTCCCCAAAAACAGACTTATTATTACAAAAGGAACACTCTGAACCTTGAGCGCATTCTGTATTCCCATCAGTATGATCGCTAGGGCTATAGACTTAATTATTGTCTGATTGTATCTTTCAGTTATCCTTTTGCCAAAAAGAAGTCCTATTGTGCTTCCTATTATTATGCCTGCGGCATTGACTAGTGTTCCGAGCAAACAAATCCCTTCTTTCTGTTTTTTTTGGTGCTGTTGCAAAGGGCCTAAGCATCCTTTGGTTCGGGAACCTCGCTAATCACAATCCCTCCCAAAACGAACAATATTATGACGGCGAAAATGCCCAATCGCGAATTCCCCGAAACCTGTGAAACCACCGCAATGAGAAATGGCTGTTGTTATGGCAATTGAATATGCCGAATTTGCCCAATCATATAAAATCCAACTGCGTTCCTCTTTTTTCATGAAAGTCTTTTTTTTTTGCGCAAGCTTATATTTCAGACACTTCGTCTTTATTATATAATAAGAACAGCAATTAAATCCACAATATATGGGTATTATTTACTTGTGGAAAGGGGATTATCATGCCAGACATCATGTCTCACATATTAATGGGTTACGACGTTCTAAATGACCTGCCCAGCAGCAACAGCTTCAAACAGTCCGTAGCAAAGCATTCCGGTCTGGTGAACAACGGCCTTCAGGGTCCGGACCCATTCTATTACCTCGGGAATTTTCCTTTGGGCAAACGCTCTTTAGAATATATCGGCAATCTTATGCACAAAGCAAAAACCGGAGTTTTTCTATTAGATCTGATAGAATCCCTCGGCAGTTCCGATAGTTGCACGGAAATGAAAGCCGCCTGCCTTTGCGGACTAATATGCCACTATTGTCTTGACACAATATGCCACCCATGCATATTCTATTTTTCAGGATTCGACTATTCCGGCAATCAACCGACAGTTTCTTCAATCTCTATGAAAAAGCCACCGCAAATGCTGTCAAGCTAATATCAGCGGCAAACGACTACCTAAACGGCAACTGCGACAAAAGCGAGATTCAAGGCCTCTTCCCCGACCTTGATTACAACACAGGACTAAAAGGCAATGCGCCAATGGTTTTCCACAAGTGCCTATTCGATTAGAACCTCAAAAAAAACTAACCCCGCATTCCTTTCGGAATGCGGGGTATTTTGTTTTGGTATCAGCTTGAAATCGATTCGGCTTAGTACCAGCCTCTCCACTTCATTGCAGTTGCAACTATTCTTACTGATTTCATGAACGCTGCAGTTCTCATGTCTGTTTTGAACTCTTCTTTGATAGCCCAAATTTCGTCGAATGCCTTGTTCATGAGGTCTTCTTGTTTTCCTTGAACTTCATCAAATGTCCAGTAAAAGTTTTGAAGGTTTTGAACCCACTCGAAGTATGAAACTGTTACGCCGCCGGAATTTGCAAGAATGTCCGGAACGAGGAGAATTCCTCTTTCTTGAAGAACTGCGTCGCCTTCAATAGTAGTAGGTCCGTTTGCGCCTTCGCAAACAATCTTGGCATTGATTAATTTTGCAACTTCGCCTGTGATTTGTCCCTCAAGAGCTGCAGGAAGCAATACATCAACAGGAACGCTGAAGATATCTTTTCCGTCTGTTACTTTCTTTCCTTGGAATCCTTCGATAACCTTGTGTCCATCTTTGTATACATAATCGATAAGAGCAGGTATATCAAGACCGTTGTCATCAACCATTGTTCCGCTGATGTCTGCAATAGCTACAACTTTTGCTCCCAATTGATGTAGGAACAATGCTGTGAACGAACCGACATTTCCGAATCCTTGAACGGAAACTCTAGCGCCTTTCCATTCCAATCCAACTTTTTCAGCGGCTCTTCTAGCCATGAGTGCAACACCGTATCCTGTGGCCTCTGTTCTAGCCAAGGAACCGTTGAATGAAACAGGCTTACCTGTTATGCAGCCGGGCTCTTTATGTCTTCTAATCATTTCATATTCATCAATCATCCAAGCCATTATTTGTCCTGTAGTATTAACATCTGGAGCAGCAATGTCTACATTGTCTCCAATGAGGTCTGCAACGGCTCTTATATAACCTCTTGACAATCTTTGAAGTTCGCCTTCAGAAAGTTCTCTAGGATCTACGATGATTCCGCCTTTTGCGCCGCCATAGGGAATGCCGGTTACTGAACATTTGAAAGTCATCCAAGTTGAAAGAGCTTTAACTTCTTCAACCGATACATTTTGGTGGAACCTAATTCCGCCTTTTCCGGGGCCAACTGCATCACTATGTAGTGATCTGAAACCCTTGAAGCATTTGATTTTTCCATTGTCCATTTTTACAGGTATAGATACCTCGCAACATCTTTTCGGCTCTTTCAGCAATTCATATACAGCCGGATCTGCACCAAGAAGATCACAAGCTTTTTTGAGTTGTTTTTGTGCCATTTCATGTGGATTCAACGCTTTTTCTGCCATTTGATAGGCCTCCTCATAATAGTTTTTATATAGTTGTTGAATTGCAAACAATTTAATAATACCTTGTGAAAATTTTAACTTTTTTGCTATTCATAAAAACTCTTACATCACACATTTGTATAATAACATAGCTTTTTTTTATTGTAAATGTTACCCATTACTTTTTTTATTTAAAAATACTTCAAATATCCCCCATGGAATAAATAAACTCAAATTGTCACATTTACACTCAAAACACTTATTCCTAGCCGTTTTTTAATTTGAATGTTCACACTATTCTGTATTTCGCCTATTACTCTTTTTATAAAGGTTTGCTTTTCGCAGATAATTATTAAATTAACAATCATCTCTCCTTTGTAAAGCGATATTTCGGTTTTTTTAATTTTCTTAAGACCTTCTATAGGCTTCAATGCAAATTTTACAATGTCATTAACAACATGCTCCGATACGCTGACCTTTCCCCTTGGACCATCTAAAAGAACAACACTCATGAATCCACCTCCCATGAATTGTAGATATATCCCATCGACTTCATTATATCCCTTTATCAAAATATCGGCAAGAACACTCCCACCTCTAAGCAAAGCGTAGGTGGGGGATGAATTGCTGTGTAGAACGAATGTTCGACAAGTATCTAATTTCTTGGTATAATATGATTATAAGAGGTGATTATATTGTTGAAACACAAAGCATATAGATTCAGAATATATCCAAATAAAGCCCAACAGGTTTTGATTTCTAAAACGATTGGGTGCAGCCGCTTTGTGTTTAATAAGTCTTTAAATGATTGGAATAAATCATATGAAGAAACAGGTAAAGGTTTGTCGTATGGTCTTTGTTCTTCTGAATTGCCTGTACTGAAAAAAGAATTTCTTTGGCTTAGGGAAGTGGATTCCATCGCTCTTCAATCATCGGTTAGAAATCTTGCCGATGGATATACCCGGTTTTTCAAAAAGCAAAACGAAAAACCTCGTTTTAAATCCAAGAAGAATAAAGTTCAGTCCTATACCACAAAATTTGTAAACAACAACCTTGCAGTTATTGATAACAAAATCAAACTGCCCAAATTAGGACTTGTAAGGTTTGCAAAATCTCGAAATGTTGATGGGCGAATCATAA includes the following:
- a CDS encoding Glu/Leu/Phe/Val dehydrogenase translates to MAEKALNPHEMAQKQLKKACDLLGADPAVYELLKEPKRCCEVSIPVKMDNGKIKCFKGFRSLHSDAVGPGKGGIRFHQNVSVEEVKALSTWMTFKCSVTGIPYGGAKGGIIVDPRELSEGELQRLSRGYIRAVADLIGDNVDIAAPDVNTTGQIMAWMIDEYEMIRRHKEPGCITGKPVSFNGSLARTEATGYGVALMARRAAEKVGLEWKGARVSVQGFGNVGSFTALFLHQLGAKVVAIADISGTMVDDNGLDIPALIDYVYKDGHKVIEGFQGKKVTDGKDIFSVPVDVLLPAALEGQITGEVAKLINAKIVCEGANGPTTIEGDAVLQERGILLVPDILANSGGVTVSYFEWVQNLQNFYWTFDEVQGKQEDLMNKAFDEIWAIKEEFKTDMRTAAFMKSVRIVATAMKWRGWY
- a CDS encoding zinc dependent phospholipase C family protein, with amino-acid sequence MPDIMSHILMGYDVLNDLPSSNSFKQSVAKHSGLVNNGLQGPDPFYYLGNFPLGKRSLEYIGNLMHKAKTGVFLLDLIESLGSSDSCTEMKAACLCGLICHYCLDTICHPCIFYFSGFDYSGNQPTVSSISMKKPPQMLSS
- a CDS encoding DUF554 domain-containing protein, giving the protein MLGTLVNAAGIIIGSTIGLLFGKRITERYNQTIIKSIALAIILMGIQNALKVQSVPFVIISLFLGSFLGEYWDIEGRLEKLGLWMEKKMAGGGNSFSKGFVTATLLHCVGSMAIIGALEGGLTGNHQILYAKSVINGVIDIVLASTLGIGVLFSSVSVLLYQGSIVIAASFLKQFLVESVVTEMSAIGGLLIMAMGLNMLDFKKIRVGNMIPAIFMPLIYFVVKSGLY